A genomic window from Carassius auratus strain Wakin chromosome 19, ASM336829v1, whole genome shotgun sequence includes:
- the LOC113119912 gene encoding SLA class II histocompatibility antigen, DQ haplotype D beta chain isoform X1, giving the protein MRTLGLGLVLVGFVFCCVSSKDVYVFQDIDECEFIREDLSDMVYTVKLVFNQKLLCSYDSRLGKYVGYDELGIRSAEHFNNQSWKMKQRKEELETICRANARLYIKSEKRKVPPVVSVRSNSKARYGQLTTLECHAYDFYPQAINITWLLDGSEVTGDVVSTELMDNGDWSYQMHSYLELVLHRGVSVSCRVEHSALEEPLVCLWDSTSLDTRIIKLAVGCSLFFIGLVVTLSAAYWHYKKQHRGFTSLALH; this is encoded by the exons ATGAGGACACTCGGACTTGGACTGGTCTTGGTgggctttgttttttgttgtgtctcgTCTAAAG ATGTTTATGTGTTCCAGGACATCGATGAATGTGAGTTTATCAGAGAAGATTTGTCTGACATGGTCTACACAGTGAAGCTGGTCTTCAACCAAAAGCTTCTGTGCAGCTATGACTCGAGGTTGGGGAAGTACGTTGGTTACGATGAGCTTGGGATCAGAAGTGCTGAGCATTTCAACAATCAGAGCTGGAAGATGAAACAGCggaaggaggagctggaaacaaTATGCAGAGCTAATGCCAGACTTTATATCAAAAGTGAAAAGAGAAAAG TGCCCCCCGTTGTTAGTGTACGCTCCAATAGTAAAGCTCGTTACGGTCAGCTGACCACGCTGGAGTGCCATGCGTATGATTTCTACCCCCAGGCCATCAACATCACCTGGCTGCTggacgggtcagaggtcactggagACGTGGTCTCTACTGAACTCATGGATAACGGTGACTGGAGCTACCAGATGCACTCGTACCTGGAGCTGGTGCTGCACAGAGGAGTCTCAGTGAGCTGCAGAGTGGAGCACAGCGCTCTGGAGGAGCCCCTCGTCTGTCTGtggg ACTCGACCTCTCTCGATACCAGAATCATAAAGTTAGCTGTGGGTTGCTCTTTGTTCTTTATCGGCCTTGTTGTGACTCTTTCTGCTGCATACTGGCACTACAAGAAACAGCACCGAG GTTTTACCTCTCTTGCCCTCCATTGA
- the LOC113119912 gene encoding SLA class II histocompatibility antigen, DQ haplotype D beta chain isoform X2 has translation MRTLGLGLVLVGFVFCCVSSKGTRNGLLCHIEHSRVHLNWHMLTFLYDSRLGKYVGYDELGIRSAEHFNNQSWKMKQRKEELETICRANARLYIKSEKRKVPPVVSVRSNSKARYGQLTTLECHAYDFYPQAINITWLLDGSEVTGDVVSTELMDNGDWSYQMHSYLELVLHRGVSVSCRVEHSALEEPLVCLWDSTSLDTRIIKLAVGCSLFFIGLVVTLSAAYWHYKKQHRGFTSLALH, from the exons ATGAGGACACTCGGACTTGGACTGGTCTTGGTgggctttgttttttgttgtgtctcgTCTAAAG GAACCAGGAATGGTCTTCTATGTCATATTGAACACTCAAGAGTGCATCTTAACTGGCACATGCTGACCTTTCT CTATGACTCGAGGTTGGGGAAGTACGTTGGTTACGATGAGCTTGGGATCAGAAGTGCTGAGCATTTCAACAATCAGAGCTGGAAGATGAAACAGCggaaggaggagctggaaacaaTATGCAGAGCTAATGCCAGACTTTATATCAAAAGTGAAAAGAGAAAAG TGCCCCCCGTTGTTAGTGTACGCTCCAATAGTAAAGCTCGTTACGGTCAGCTGACCACGCTGGAGTGCCATGCGTATGATTTCTACCCCCAGGCCATCAACATCACCTGGCTGCTggacgggtcagaggtcactggagACGTGGTCTCTACTGAACTCATGGATAACGGTGACTGGAGCTACCAGATGCACTCGTACCTGGAGCTGGTGCTGCACAGAGGAGTCTCAGTGAGCTGCAGAGTGGAGCACAGCGCTCTGGAGGAGCCCCTCGTCTGTCTGtggg ACTCGACCTCTCTCGATACCAGAATCATAAAGTTAGCTGTGGGTTGCTCTTTGTTCTTTATCGGCCTTGTTGTGACTCTTTCTGCTGCATACTGGCACTACAAGAAACAGCACCGAG GTTTTACCTCTCTTGCCCTCCATTGA